Proteins encoded together in one Gadus chalcogrammus isolate NIFS_2021 chromosome 18, NIFS_Gcha_1.0, whole genome shotgun sequence window:
- the spsb3b gene encoding SPRY domain-containing SOCS box protein 3 — MLLSRATSGSEPGREVDLEQDLHVRGTTEGPGDVSELEFLEDSSVSTSCSTSCSSSSPEAVTGESFCQCELQAAPGHGTPLQGPAAECLCGEEDDGFSWVWEETSKSTEVSLSCGGRKASFHADYSCGTAATRGTEALAEGQHFWEIKMTSPVYGTDMMVGVGTSEVNLDKFKYSFCSMLGNDEDSWGLSYTGLLQHGGTKEMFSPRFGQGSIIGVHLDTWHGTLTFYKNRHYIGVATTRLQNKAFYPMVCSTAAKSSVKVIRARHSPTSLQYLCCARLRKQMPRCPDVLRALDLPPGLLRLLQSQLGWVFNLPQGPEQPLRDTVANDLTQDPMGPRSSGSPVSTQSASPSPSPLNDTPPCRACPQGYLDTGGTCVCPPTPPSSDSSEPEDYQSKQGCRT; from the exons ATGTTGCTGAGCAGAGCAACCAGTGGGTCAGAGCCTGGCCGGGAAGTAGATCTGGAACAGGACCTCCATGTGAGGGGTACCACAGAGGGGCCAGGGGAC GTCAGTGAGCTGGAGTTCCTGGAGGACTCCTccgtctccacctcctgctccacctcctgctcctcctcctctcccgaaGCAGTGACAGGAGAGTCCTTCTGCCAGTGTGAGCTCCAGGCAGCCCCCGGCCACGGGACCCCGCTACAGGGCCCTGCGGCAGAATGCCTCTgtggggaggaggacgacg GCTTCAGTTGGGTGTGGGAGGAGACCAGTAAGTCCACCGAGGTGTCTCTGAGCTGCGGTGGGAGGAAGGCCAGCTTCCACGCCGACTACAGCTGTGGCACGGCGGCTACCCGCGGTACCGAGGCCCTGGCCGAGGGCCAGCACTTCTGGGAAATCAAGATGACCTCCCCGGTGTATGGGACCGACATG ATGGTTGGTGTCGGAACGTCTGAGGTGAACCTGGACAAGTTCAAGTACAGTTTTTGCAGCATGTTGGGCAACGACGAAGACAGCTGGGGACTGTCCTACACAG GTCTGCTGCAGCACGGGGGGACCAAGGAGATGTTCTCCCCCAGGTTCGGCCAGGGCTCCATTATCGGGGTACACCTGGACACCTGGCACGGAACCCTCACCTTCTACAAGAACCGGCACTACATAG gtgtGGCCACCACCCGGCTGCAGAACAAGGCCTTCTACCCCATGGTCTGCTCCACAGCCGCCAAGAGCAGCGTGAAGGTGATCCGAGCACGccactcccccacctccctgcAGTACCTCTGCTGCGCTCGCCTTCGCAAGCAGATGCCCCGCTGCCCAGACGTGCTGCGGGCGCTGGACCTCCCGCCGggcctcctccgtctcctccagtCCCAGCTGGGTTGGGTCTTCAACCTCCCCCAGGGACCGGAGCAGCCACTCAGAGACACGGTGGCCAACGACCTCACCCAGGACCCGATGGGTCCCCGATCCTCTGGCAGCCCAGTGTCCACCCAGAgtgcctctccctcccccagcccgcTCAACGACACACCGCCCTGCCGGGCGTGTCCCCAGGGGTACCTTGACACCGGGGGTACCTGCGTCTGTCCTCCGACACCCCCCAGTAGTGACTCCTCTGAGCCCGAGGACTACCAGAGCAAGCAGGGCTGCAGGACTTGA